The Candidatus Hydrogenedentota bacterium genome has a window encoding:
- a CDS encoding PIG-L family deacetylase, producing the protein MSEPVALALAAHPDDIEFMMAGTLVLLGRAGYELHMVNLASGCCGSMEENRQATASRRLGEAREAARLLGARLHDPIADDLELFYTKDLIARVAAIVRAARPTVILLPSPEDYMEDHMIACRLGVSAAFVRGMPNFISNPSLAPIFHDVTLYHALPYGLRDGLRRVVIPGQYVNITPVLKEKRAALACHRSQKEWLDKTQGLDSYLDTMEAMSAEVGRWSGVFPHAEGWRRHSHLGFCAENADPLSDALGEHVYTSVSYEKSLAEGVPDSPRKYDRRN; encoded by the coding sequence ATGTCCGAACCGGTAGCGCTGGCCCTCGCCGCGCATCCCGACGATATCGAATTCATGATGGCCGGCACCCTTGTCCTGCTCGGGCGCGCCGGCTACGAACTGCACATGGTCAACCTGGCGTCCGGCTGCTGCGGCTCCATGGAGGAAAACCGCCAGGCCACCGCATCGCGGCGACTCGGCGAGGCCCGCGAAGCGGCCAGGCTCCTCGGCGCCCGCCTCCACGACCCCATCGCGGACGATCTGGAGCTCTTCTACACGAAAGACCTCATCGCGCGCGTCGCCGCCATCGTGCGCGCCGCCCGCCCGACCGTTATCCTGCTGCCTTCTCCCGAGGACTACATGGAAGACCACATGATCGCATGCCGCCTCGGCGTGAGCGCCGCCTTTGTTCGCGGCATGCCCAATTTCATCTCGAATCCGTCGCTCGCCCCGATCTTCCACGACGTCACGCTCTACCACGCCCTGCCCTACGGCCTCCGCGACGGACTGCGGCGCGTGGTCATCCCCGGGCAGTACGTGAATATCACGCCGGTCCTGAAGGAAAAGCGCGCGGCACTCGCCTGCCACCGCAGCCAGAAAGAATGGCTTGACAAGACCCAGGGCCTCGATTCATACCTGGACACCATGGAGGCCATGTCCGCCGAAGTGGGGCGCTGGAGCGGCGTCTTTCCCCATGCCGAGGGCTGGCGGCGGCACTCGCATCTCGGCTTCTGCGCCGAAAACGCGGACCCGCTGAGTGACGCGCTCGGCGAGCATGTGTATACTTCGGTATCGTACGAAAAATCGCTGGCCGAGGGCGTTCCGGATTCCCCGCGCAAGTACGACCGCCGGAATTGA
- a CDS encoding PKD domain-containing protein: MARTWTLRLAWCMLAPCALMLAGCPLLEGLFEGPEAAFEATPVAGEAPLTVLFVDASIAGSANITRWQWDFGDGATSDTRNPTHIYQTPGVYNVSLTVTTDAGADTELKRDYIRVIELPVADFEAAPQAGSAPLTVAFTDASAPGSAPIDRWRWNFGDRSPTSSARNPSHTYAAPGLYTVTLTVTTADGQDTISKPEFVNVAGRPTADFSTDFTPGVAPLAVQFTDESEVGTAAITSWTWDFGDGAMSMDQNPLHTYTEPGVYTVSLAIETAAGNDRIERPDLIVVDEGPVAEFSGNPVMGSAPLTVAFTDASTAGSREITRRLWNFGDGGLLSTLRNPTRTYTEPGKYTVSLRVTTDAGANTAEKPDYITVTPGVAFSANQRAGRGALTVQFVDESATGALAVTARAWDFGDGGTSTEANPEHTYAEPGVYDVSLEITTDLGPSQATRPAFITVAPDTAFSAEPASGPPPLEVTFADETAAGALEVTAWAWDFGDGATSDEQSPVHTYETPGRYTVSLATETELGSDTERRAGLIAVNPVVDFTASAQTGQGTLTANFTDATNAGNLNILGWFWDFGDGTTSTAQNPSHTFGAIGSYDVALTVTTALGDHTETREAFIQVGPIVDFKADAVRGEGTLNVTFSDQTQAGSLEIEAWAWDFGDGMVSNEQNPAHEYMPGLYSVGLTVTTSQGDTTTVKEDLILVAPRVTLDFVQQSGPAPFEASLLDITMPGNFEVQGWLWNLGDGNTSEERNPVHVYEEPGTYTVTLTIITNGGEFSRTEPNFITALRGPTAAFTHQVARGGNPADPVTVTFTNMSLPGDSPILNQTWEFGESAIADDELAMEENPVVVYPGTAFDTIPQNVSLTVRTFIAADTLLRENLFGAPAAKSTLAPDLLDAADLTQITADVSGDVWVAGNIEADKEMRAILARLNPNADQRWGVEFNLEGTLEIAGLHAPGDGTVLAAGTWMLDGAAAIYLAHFDAFGEAIWETVYTGAERYRATGLTMLADGTVVVAGYTPADDNGVAPLFLLTCNANGSGMARQATELTAATDRTPIVAADANKLYVAYATPDGTVLARHEIGSAGVASTLGRVPGTPQNVGWNSATATALAATKLDTAIRIYAVTGGGIPTELLALPQNTPVALISDGPDAGIAWLHRDETTGHWTQQRQAISGG, translated from the coding sequence ATGGCACGGACCTGGACATTACGGCTTGCCTGGTGCATGCTCGCGCCCTGCGCGCTCATGCTCGCCGGCTGCCCCTTGCTCGAAGGGCTCTTCGAAGGCCCCGAAGCCGCCTTTGAAGCCACGCCCGTCGCCGGCGAGGCCCCCCTCACCGTACTCTTCGTCGATGCCTCCATCGCGGGCTCGGCGAATATCACCCGCTGGCAGTGGGACTTCGGCGACGGAGCCACCTCCGATACCCGCAACCCAACCCACATCTACCAGACCCCCGGCGTATACAACGTCTCCCTGACCGTCACCACGGACGCCGGCGCGGACACCGAACTGAAGCGGGACTACATCCGGGTCATCGAATTGCCCGTGGCCGATTTCGAAGCCGCGCCGCAAGCGGGCAGCGCGCCGCTCACCGTCGCCTTTACCGACGCTTCCGCGCCCGGCTCCGCCCCGATCGATCGCTGGCGCTGGAACTTCGGCGACCGAAGCCCCACAAGCAGCGCGCGGAACCCGTCCCACACCTACGCCGCGCCGGGGCTCTACACCGTCACCCTCACCGTCACCACGGCGGACGGCCAGGACACCATCAGCAAGCCCGAATTCGTGAATGTCGCCGGGCGGCCCACCGCCGATTTCTCCACCGATTTCACGCCCGGCGTCGCCCCGCTCGCCGTCCAGTTCACCGACGAGTCCGAAGTCGGTACCGCCGCCATCACCAGCTGGACCTGGGACTTCGGCGATGGCGCCATGTCCATGGATCAGAACCCGCTCCACACCTACACCGAGCCCGGCGTCTACACCGTCTCGCTCGCCATCGAAACCGCCGCCGGAAACGACCGCATTGAACGACCAGACCTCATCGTCGTGGACGAGGGGCCCGTGGCCGAGTTCTCCGGAAATCCCGTCATGGGTTCAGCGCCGCTCACCGTGGCCTTCACCGATGCCTCCACCGCGGGCTCGCGCGAGATCACCCGCCGCCTCTGGAATTTCGGCGACGGCGGGCTCCTCAGCACCCTCCGGAACCCCACCCGGACCTACACCGAGCCCGGCAAGTACACCGTCTCGCTCCGCGTCACCACCGACGCCGGCGCCAATACCGCCGAAAAACCCGACTACATCACCGTCACGCCCGGCGTCGCCTTCAGCGCGAACCAGCGCGCCGGCCGCGGGGCGTTGACCGTCCAGTTCGTGGACGAATCCGCCACCGGCGCGCTCGCCGTCACCGCCCGCGCGTGGGACTTCGGCGATGGCGGGACCAGCACCGAGGCCAACCCGGAACATACCTACGCCGAACCCGGCGTCTACGATGTTTCCCTCGAAATCACCACGGATCTGGGGCCAAGCCAGGCCACCAGGCCCGCCTTCATCACCGTCGCGCCCGACACCGCCTTCAGCGCCGAGCCCGCCAGCGGACCGCCGCCCCTCGAAGTGACATTTGCCGACGAAACCGCCGCCGGCGCGCTCGAGGTCACCGCCTGGGCCTGGGATTTCGGCGACGGAGCCACCAGCGACGAGCAGAGCCCCGTCCACACCTACGAAACGCCGGGCCGCTACACCGTTTCGCTTGCCACGGAAACCGAGCTGGGTTCCGACACCGAGCGGCGCGCGGGCCTCATCGCGGTCAACCCCGTCGTCGACTTTACGGCCAGCGCGCAAACCGGCCAGGGAACCCTCACCGCCAATTTCACCGACGCCACCAACGCCGGCAACCTCAACATCCTCGGCTGGTTCTGGGATTTCGGCGACGGAACCACCAGCACCGCCCAGAACCCCTCGCATACCTTCGGCGCCATCGGCAGCTACGATGTCGCCCTCACCGTGACCACCGCCCTCGGCGATCACACGGAAACCCGCGAAGCCTTCATTCAGGTCGGCCCAATCGTCGATTTCAAGGCCGACGCCGTTCGCGGCGAGGGGACGCTGAACGTCACGTTTTCCGATCAGACCCAGGCCGGTTCGCTCGAAATCGAAGCCTGGGCCTGGGACTTCGGCGACGGCATGGTCAGCAACGAGCAGAACCCGGCCCACGAATACATGCCCGGGCTCTATTCCGTCGGCTTGACCGTCACCACCAGCCAGGGCGACACCACGACCGTCAAGGAAGACCTGATCCTCGTCGCCCCGCGCGTGACCCTCGACTTCGTGCAGCAATCCGGCCCCGCGCCCTTCGAAGCCTCGCTCCTCGACATCACCATGCCCGGCAACTTCGAAGTGCAGGGCTGGCTGTGGAACCTCGGCGACGGCAACACGAGCGAGGAAAGGAATCCGGTCCACGTATACGAAGAGCCCGGCACGTACACCGTCACCCTCACGATCATCACCAACGGCGGCGAATTCTCCAGAACCGAGCCCAACTTCATCACCGCCTTGCGCGGCCCCACCGCCGCATTCACCCACCAGGTCGCCCGCGGCGGAAACCCCGCAGACCCCGTCACCGTCACCTTCACCAACATGTCCCTCCCCGGCGACTCGCCCATCCTCAACCAGACCTGGGAATTCGGCGAATCCGCCATCGCCGACGACGAACTCGCGATGGAAGAAAACCCCGTCGTCGTCTACCCCGGAACCGCCTTCGACACCATCCCCCAAAACGTCTCGCTCACCGTCCGCACCTTCATCGCCGCCGACACCCTCCTCCGAGAGAACCTCTTCGGAGCACCCGCCGCGAAATCCACCCTCGCACCCGACCTGCTGGATGCCGCCGATCTGACACAGATCACGGCAGACGTGTCGGGCGACGTGTGGGTGGCCGGAAACATTGAAGCGGACAAGGAAATGCGCGCCATCCTCGCGCGCCTGAACCCGAACGCTGATCAACGCTGGGGCGTCGAATTCAACCTGGAGGGTACGCTCGAAATCGCGGGTCTTCACGCACCCGGCGATGGCACGGTGCTCGCCGCGGGTACGTGGATGTTGGACGGCGCAGCCGCCATCTACCTCGCACACTTCGACGCCTTTGGGGAGGCAATTTGGGAGACCGTCTACACCGGCGCGGAGCGCTACCGCGCCACGGGCCTCACAATGCTTGCGGACGGTACGGTCGTAGTGGCGGGCTACACGCCGGCGGACGACAATGGCGTGGCGCCACTTTTCCTGCTCACGTGCAATGCGAACGGCAGCGGGATGGCCCGTCAGGCGACGGAACTCACCGCGGCGACAGACCGAACGCCCATCGTAGCGGCAGACGCCAACAAGCTGTATGTGGCGTACGCTACGCCCGACGGTACCGTGCTTGCGCGACACGAAATCGGGAGCGCAGGTGTAGCGTCTACCTTGGGACGGGTTCCCGGTACGCCCCAAAACGTGGGATGGAACAGCGCAACAGCCACGGCCCTCGCCGCGACCAAACTCGACACGGCAATCCGCATCTACGCAGTAACCGGCGGCGGCATCCCCACGGAGCTTCTCGCCCTGCCACAAAACACCCCGGTGGCCTTGATTTCCGACGGCCCGGACGCCGGCATCGCCTGGCTCCATCGCGACGAAACAACCGGCCACTGGACCCAACAAAGACAAGCCATATCAGGAGGTTAG
- a CDS encoding type II toxin-antitoxin system RelE/ParE family toxin, protein MAKSAQRALARLPKSIQARIVERIDAVENEPRPPTATNVVGAPNTYRIRVGDYRIVYEIQDAVLIVLVIRVGHRREVYRDR, encoded by the coding sequence GTGGCGAAAAGCGCGCAACGCGCTTTGGCCCGACTTCCCAAGTCAATTCAGGCGCGGATCGTAGAGCGCATTGACGCCGTGGAAAACGAACCGCGCCCGCCCACTGCAACCAATGTTGTCGGTGCGCCCAACACCTACCGCATCCGCGTCGGCGACTACCGCATCGTATACGAAATCCAGGATGCGGTCCTCATTGTACTTGTTATCCGTGTGGGACACCGCCGGGAAGTATACCGCGACCGCTAA
- a CDS encoding PIG-L family deacetylase, producing the protein MNIVCFGAHPDDGEVYAGGTLIKWSRAGHRALLVSMTNGDIGHHEMSGGALANRRRTEAERSAVIGGFQERVLDIHDGELMPTMELRRTVVRIIREWRADIVITHRPYDYHPDHRYAAMAVQDAAYMVTVPHFCPDTPALETNPVFLYMMDEFTRPIPFRPDVAVSVDDVMDAKWAMLDAMDSQFYEWLPWIMRSATAPPADAAGRLAWLKAEWAPYLQKPAQSEPARAALRAAYGAAGDDVTYAELFELCEYGRCPGAEELRGLFP; encoded by the coding sequence ATGAATATTGTTTGTTTCGGGGCCCATCCGGACGACGGCGAGGTGTACGCGGGGGGAACGCTGATCAAGTGGAGCCGGGCGGGCCATCGCGCCTTGCTGGTTTCGATGACGAACGGCGACATCGGGCACCATGAAATGAGCGGTGGCGCGCTGGCGAACCGGCGGCGCACCGAAGCGGAGCGATCGGCGGTGATCGGCGGCTTCCAGGAGCGCGTGCTCGACATCCACGATGGCGAGCTCATGCCGACGATGGAGCTGCGCCGGACGGTGGTGCGGATCATCCGCGAGTGGCGGGCCGATATCGTGATTACGCACCGGCCCTACGACTACCACCCCGATCACCGGTATGCGGCTATGGCGGTGCAGGACGCGGCCTACATGGTAACGGTCCCCCACTTCTGCCCGGACACGCCGGCCCTCGAAACGAACCCGGTGTTCCTCTACATGATGGACGAATTTACCCGCCCCATCCCCTTCCGTCCCGACGTGGCGGTCAGCGTGGACGACGTCATGGATGCGAAATGGGCCATGCTGGACGCGATGGACTCGCAGTTCTACGAGTGGCTTCCGTGGATCATGCGATCGGCGACTGCGCCCCCGGCGGACGCGGCGGGACGCCTGGCGTGGTTGAAGGCGGAATGGGCGCCCTACCTCCAGAAGCCGGCGCAGAGCGAACCGGCCCGCGCGGCGCTGCGCGCGGCCTATGGCGCGGCGGGCGACGACGTCACCTACGCGGAACTTTTCGAACTGTGCGAGTACGGGCGCTGCCCGGGGGCTGAGGAATTGCGGGGCCTGTTCCCCTGA
- a CDS encoding glycine zipper 2TM domain-containing protein — protein sequence MKKRLIAAFTPLALILAGCNTTPTQDGAVLGGLLGAGTGAIIGHQSGRQGEGALIGAGVGAITGAIVGDQVDERRQRSYPQNQYSHPQPSAAPARTQHGHYDVRIVRTPSGETYEERVWVPYK from the coding sequence ATGAAAAAACGGTTAATCGCAGCTTTCACACCATTGGCGTTGATCCTGGCGGGATGCAACACGACCCCGACGCAGGATGGCGCGGTGCTTGGCGGCCTGCTTGGCGCGGGCACCGGGGCGATCATCGGGCACCAGTCCGGCCGCCAGGGCGAAGGCGCACTGATTGGCGCGGGCGTGGGCGCCATTACGGGGGCGATTGTGGGCGATCAGGTGGATGAGCGCCGGCAACGGAGCTACCCGCAGAACCAATACTCGCACCCACAGCCTTCCGCCGCGCCGGCGCGCACGCAGCACGGCCACTACGATGTGCGGATTGTTCGCACGCCGTCCGGCGAGACGTACGAAGAGCGCGTGTGGGTGCCGTATAAGTAA
- the amrB gene encoding AmmeMemoRadiSam system protein B → MSEPYAPLRNIDAAPLEHDGDTFIAMSDPSGYVEDQLVLTPAAFFIAAMLDGRNTRPDIQRAFKAQFNANVGPDQVDEVVAYLDDHGFLYNRQFEAIRARVDRDFGASDTRPAYFAGRAYPSAPEELRSFIDGFFTAESGPGEVPAASNGGAHLRGLIVPHIDFQRGRAGYAHGYAALFQQGRPDVVFVFGVAHAGASTPVVLTRKHFATPFGPLETDQEIVDQLAAACDFDPFADETVHRTEHSVEFQAVMLAYHYGPAVKIVPVLCAAFLDDPGAGTPEGNAPLEKFLDACREIAAAPGRNVAVIAGADLAHVGRRFGDPFDIDDGVIQDVSSRDHEDLGHITGGIDPAGFYASVMKDRNRRNVCGLNCIYATLKALDGTVSGGAMRHYGYAPDPAGGIVSFASIALE, encoded by the coding sequence ATGAGCGAGCCCTACGCACCCTTGCGCAATATCGACGCCGCCCCCCTGGAGCACGATGGCGACACCTTCATCGCCATGAGCGACCCCTCCGGCTACGTGGAAGATCAGTTGGTCCTGACGCCCGCCGCCTTCTTCATCGCCGCCATGCTCGACGGGCGAAACACCCGGCCCGACATCCAGCGGGCCTTCAAGGCGCAGTTCAACGCGAATGTCGGCCCCGATCAGGTCGACGAGGTCGTCGCCTACCTTGACGACCATGGTTTCCTCTACAACCGCCAGTTCGAAGCCATCCGCGCCCGGGTGGACCGGGATTTCGGCGCGTCGGATACCCGGCCCGCCTACTTCGCCGGGCGGGCCTACCCGTCCGCGCCGGAGGAGCTCCGTTCCTTCATCGATGGCTTCTTCACGGCCGAAAGCGGGCCCGGGGAAGTGCCCGCCGCGTCCAATGGCGGCGCCCACCTCCGCGGCCTGATCGTCCCGCATATCGATTTCCAACGGGGCCGCGCCGGTTACGCCCACGGATACGCCGCCCTCTTCCAGCAGGGACGGCCCGATGTCGTGTTCGTCTTCGGTGTGGCCCACGCGGGCGCTTCGACCCCCGTCGTGCTGACGCGAAAGCATTTCGCCACCCCCTTCGGCCCACTCGAAACCGACCAGGAAATCGTCGATCAACTCGCCGCCGCCTGCGATTTCGATCCCTTCGCCGACGAGACCGTCCACCGCACGGAGCATTCCGTCGAATTCCAGGCCGTCATGCTCGCCTACCACTACGGCCCCGCGGTAAAGATCGTCCCCGTCCTCTGCGCCGCGTTTCTCGACGATCCCGGAGCCGGCACGCCCGAGGGCAATGCTCCGCTGGAGAAGTTCCTCGACGCCTGCCGCGAAATCGCCGCCGCGCCCGGGCGCAATGTCGCCGTGATCGCTGGCGCCGACCTGGCCCATGTGGGGCGGCGCTTCGGCGACCCCTTCGATATCGACGACGGCGTCATCCAGGACGTTTCCTCGCGGGACCACGAGGATCTCGGGCACATCACCGGCGGCATCGATCCCGCCGGCTTCTACGCCTCCGTCATGAAGGACCGTAACCGCCGCAACGTCTGCGGGCTCAACTGCATCTACGCCACCCTCAAGGCGCTCGACGGCACGGTCTCCGGCGGCGCAATGCGCCACTACGGCTACGCCCCGGACCCCGCCGGCGGCATCGTCTCCTTCGCCAGCATCGCGCTCGAATAG
- a CDS encoding SGNH/GDSL hydrolase family protein has translation MGSEQPTRPRIRLIAYGLIACFSAALIASLEIAGWCYLRAEGVDTDRLFWARGGIQEAAGLFDTRDSFASLDPLLSHAHNRQKLEELGLRHLPGFVIYGEADNEHALTVVALGGSTTDPLVEENWPRMLANQFAAAGIPARVYNGGVAGYSSSQELLKLLRDVLPLDPDLVISLNGVNDIGYLHAVPDHPMIHPYQRRVLASLAGDRPLSIPLLPNAVRAALRLAGGNAAPGMNWGTPVDAPPHDQWLRNVRAMHAAAGEFGVPYLCVLQPILGFGHYEASPEERAMLDETAAQHAPRRDYIADMQAFYRNASEAAGAYPFIMDLTGVFAGKSGMYRDSRHQTPAGVRVLAEAIYAHLEARNLTGNRPATPGNP, from the coding sequence ATGGGCAGTGAACAGCCAACACGACCCCGGATTCGCCTGATAGCATACGGGCTCATCGCATGCTTCTCGGCCGCGCTCATCGCGTCGCTCGAAATCGCGGGCTGGTGCTACCTCCGCGCCGAAGGCGTGGACACCGACCGGCTCTTCTGGGCGCGCGGCGGCATACAGGAGGCGGCGGGCCTCTTCGATACCCGCGACAGCTTCGCCTCCCTCGACCCACTCCTCAGCCACGCGCACAACCGCCAGAAACTCGAAGAACTCGGCCTGCGCCACCTTCCCGGATTCGTCATCTATGGCGAGGCCGACAATGAACACGCGCTGACCGTGGTCGCGCTGGGCGGCTCGACCACCGATCCCCTCGTGGAAGAAAACTGGCCCAGGATGCTCGCCAATCAGTTCGCCGCCGCGGGAATCCCCGCCCGCGTATACAACGGCGGCGTCGCGGGCTACTCGTCGAGCCAGGAACTCCTCAAGCTCCTCCGCGATGTGCTGCCCCTCGATCCCGACCTCGTGATCTCGCTCAACGGCGTCAACGATATCGGCTATCTCCACGCCGTGCCGGACCATCCCATGATCCACCCCTACCAGCGGCGCGTGCTCGCCAGTCTCGCCGGTGATCGCCCGCTCTCCATACCGCTGCTCCCCAACGCCGTGCGCGCGGCCCTGCGCCTCGCCGGCGGCAACGCGGCCCCCGGCATGAACTGGGGCACACCCGTGGATGCGCCGCCCCACGACCAGTGGCTGCGAAACGTCCGCGCCATGCACGCCGCCGCCGGGGAATTTGGCGTGCCCTACCTGTGCGTGCTCCAGCCCATTTTAGGCTTCGGGCACTACGAGGCGTCGCCCGAGGAAAGGGCGATGCTGGACGAAACCGCCGCCCAGCACGCCCCCCGCCGCGACTACATCGCCGACATGCAAGCCTTCTACCGCAACGCGTCGGAGGCGGCCGGCGCATATCCGTTCATCATGGATCTCACCGGCGTGTTCGCCGGCAAGTCCGGTATGTACCGCGATTCCCGCCACCAGACCCCCGCGGGAGTTCGCGTGCTCGCCGAGGCCATCTACGCCCACCTCGAAGCCCGCAATCTGACCGGCAATCGGCCCGCGACGCCCGGGAATCCGTAA
- the gyrB gene encoding DNA topoisomerase (ATP-hydrolyzing) subunit B: MAEKGYGADSIQVLEGLEAVRKRPGMYIGDTNTRGLHHLVYEVVDNSIDEALAGYCSQINVAIHIDNSITVIDNGRGIPVDSHKKFKNKSALEVVLTVLHAGGKFDKDSYKVSGGLHGVGVSCVNALSAWLEAEVKRDGHVWFMAFERGKPKGPLEKRGNAKTTGTKVTFMPDSEIFEVSEYNAEILRNRLRELAFLNKGIKIVFEDERTTDEPEIMQYKGGIIEYVNYLNRNKEPLHRKPIYLEAARDDVEVEVALQYTTVYTETLSTFANNINTHEGGTHLSGFRAALTKSLNDYGKKNNLLKKANAAVSGEDAREGLTAIISVRVKEPQFEGQTKTKLGNSEIQGIVSSLVYEGLQTYFEENPTTANRIINKTLEAARAREAARKARDLTRRKGALDSIGQAAKLADCSEKDPALCEIFIVEGDSAGGSAKQGRDRRFQAILPLRGKVLNVEKARVDKMLSNNEIRSLITALGTGFGDTDFDISRLRYHKIIIMTDADVDGAHIRTLLLTFFFRQMPELIRRGHLYIAQPPLFQIRKGKKSQYVNTEAEFEQFIFDGVLENVKVTSATSNGRGVQEKTLMRAFRAAQDRRKMLARLLRVYGVHEEAVVKCMSLPREILTDPGKLSAADLADIFGTEVEIVNLTPDQTELDGLDGANGNGNGKAKKSLEPGQVDLAFLKSHEFSAMLTHMEPLEALGAGPYSVEPRGGDTSAEPFTTSDILDLYDYLRTTGEKGFHIQRYKGLGEMNPEQLLETTMDPENRTLLKVMADDEIAASEMFVTLMGDLVEPRKEFIEKHAAEVQNLDI, from the coding sequence ATGGCTGAAAAAGGTTACGGCGCGGATTCGATTCAGGTGCTGGAGGGTCTGGAGGCCGTCCGCAAGCGTCCCGGTATGTACATCGGCGACACCAACACCCGGGGCCTCCACCACCTGGTCTACGAGGTGGTCGACAACAGCATCGATGAAGCGCTGGCCGGCTATTGTTCCCAGATCAACGTCGCCATTCACATCGACAACAGCATCACCGTTATCGACAATGGCCGCGGCATTCCCGTCGACAGCCACAAGAAGTTCAAGAACAAAAGCGCGCTCGAAGTCGTGCTGACCGTGCTCCACGCGGGCGGAAAGTTCGACAAGGACTCCTACAAGGTCTCCGGCGGCCTCCACGGCGTCGGCGTAAGCTGCGTGAACGCCCTCTCCGCCTGGCTCGAAGCCGAAGTCAAGCGCGACGGACACGTCTGGTTCATGGCCTTCGAACGCGGCAAGCCCAAGGGGCCGCTCGAAAAGCGGGGCAACGCGAAGACGACCGGCACCAAAGTCACCTTCATGCCCGATTCCGAGATCTTCGAGGTCTCGGAATATAACGCCGAAATCCTGCGAAATCGCCTGCGGGAGCTCGCCTTCCTCAACAAGGGCATCAAGATCGTCTTCGAAGACGAGCGCACCACCGATGAGCCCGAGATCATGCAGTATAAGGGCGGCATCATCGAGTACGTCAACTACCTGAACCGGAACAAAGAGCCGCTCCACCGCAAGCCCATCTACCTGGAGGCCGCCCGCGACGATGTCGAGGTCGAGGTGGCCCTGCAATACACCACGGTCTACACCGAAACCCTCTCCACCTTCGCCAACAACATCAACACCCACGAGGGCGGCACGCACCTGAGCGGGTTCCGCGCGGCGCTCACCAAGAGCCTCAACGATTACGGAAAAAAGAACAACCTCCTCAAAAAGGCCAACGCCGCCGTCTCCGGCGAGGACGCCCGCGAGGGCCTCACCGCGATCATCTCGGTCCGCGTGAAGGAGCCGCAGTTCGAAGGCCAGACCAAAACAAAACTGGGCAACAGCGAAATCCAGGGCATCGTCAGTTCCCTCGTCTACGAAGGCCTCCAGACCTACTTCGAGGAAAACCCCACCACCGCAAACCGCATCATCAACAAGACCCTCGAAGCCGCCCGCGCCCGCGAGGCCGCCCGCAAGGCCCGCGACCTCACCCGGCGAAAGGGAGCCCTCGATTCCATCGGACAGGCCGCCAAACTCGCCGACTGCTCCGAGAAAGACCCCGCGCTCTGCGAGATATTCATCGTGGAGGGCGATTCGGCCGGCGGTTCCGCGAAACAGGGGCGCGACCGGCGCTTCCAGGCCATTCTCCCGCTGCGCGGCAAAGTGCTCAATGTGGAGAAGGCCCGCGTTGACAAGATGCTCAGCAACAACGAAATCCGATCCCTCATCACCGCGCTCGGCACCGGATTCGGCGACACCGATTTCGACATCAGCAGGCTCCGCTACCACAAAATCATCATCATGACCGACGCGGACGTCGACGGCGCCCACATTCGCACGCTGCTACTCACCTTCTTCTTCCGCCAGATGCCGGAGCTCATCCGGCGCGGGCACCTCTACATTGCCCAGCCGCCCCTCTTCCAGATCCGAAAGGGCAAGAAGTCCCAGTACGTCAACACCGAAGCCGAATTCGAGCAATTCATCTTCGATGGCGTCCTCGAAAACGTCAAGGTCACCAGCGCAACCTCCAACGGGCGCGGCGTGCAGGAAAAAACGCTGATGCGCGCCTTCCGCGCCGCGCAGGACCGCCGGAAAATGCTGGCCCGCCTGCTGCGCGTTTACGGCGTGCACGAGGAAGCCGTCGTCAAGTGCATGTCGCTGCCGCGCGAGATCCTGACCGACCCCGGCAAGCTCTCCGCGGCGGATCTCGCGGATATCTTCGGCACGGAAGTCGAAATCGTGAATCTTACGCCCGACCAGACAGAGCTCGATGGCCTCGACGGCGCTAACGGCAATGGCAACGGCAAGGCGAAAAAGTCACTCGAGCCCGGCCAGGTCGATCTCGCCTTCCTCAAGAGCCACGAATTCTCCGCCATGCTCACCCACATGGAGCCGCTCGAGGCCCTCGGCGCCGGGCCCTACTCGGTCGAGCCCCGGGGCGGCGACACCAGCGCCGAGCCCTTCACGACCAGTGATATCCTCGATCTCTACGACTACCTCCGGACCACCGGCGAAAAAGGGTTCCACATTCAGCGCTACAAGGGTCTCGGCGAAATGAATCCCGAGCAGCTCCTCGAAACCACCATGGACCCCGAAAACCGCACCCTGCTCAAAGTCATGGCCGACGACGAAATCGCCGCGAGCGAAATGTTCGTCACCCTCATGGGCGACCTCGTCGAGCCCCGAAAGGAATTCATCGAAAAACACGCCGCGGAAGTCCAGAACCTGGATATCTAG